The following are encoded together in the Vigna unguiculata cultivar IT97K-499-35 chromosome 2, ASM411807v1, whole genome shotgun sequence genome:
- the LOC114174391 gene encoding uncharacterized protein LOC114174391, with amino-acid sequence MEIHKGPIIDEVQQYLDARWICALEALWKIFRFTIYRMNPAVERLQIYLPNRQQVRFYEHQNINDVLNDDNNSKTMLTQFFALNQRDPQSRTFLYREIPKHYCWNNRPKEWYPRRSNKKVTDQIYIVSPSERDKFFLRVLLSHIRGPTSWEYLLSPNETYYHTFKKTAEKLGFLESDNSIHECLVEASTLKMPYALRRLFVTLLLNPKPTNVRSLWNQFHTFMLEDYTSTNTSVNENLLPMLLRDLNDLLIQHGKTIKDFDLPLLSYDALETTSVPRIIQEELSI; translated from the coding sequence ATGGAGATTCATAAAGGACCTATTATAGATGAAGTCCAGCAATATCTCGATGCTAGATGGATTTGTGCTCTCGAGGCTTTATGGAAAATCTTCAGATTTACAATCTATCGAATGAATCCAGCTGTTGAaagattacaaatttatttaccAAATCGACAGCAAGTGCGATTTTATGAGCACCAAAACATCAATGACGTGTTGAATGATGATAACAACTCCAAAACCATGCTCACACAATTTTTTGCCCTCAATCAAAGAGATCCCCAATCTAGAACATTTTTGTATCGAGAAATTCCAAAGCATTATTGTTGGAATAATAGACCTAAGGAATGGTACCCAAGAAGGTCAAACAAGAAAGTTACCGATCAAATTTATATTGTATCCCCTTCTGAAAGAGATAAATTCTTCTTGCGGGTTTTGCTTTCTCACATAAGAGGACCAACTAGTTGGGAATATCTATTATCACCAAATGAAACATATTATCACACATTTAAAAAGACGGCTGAGAAATTGGGATTTTTAGAAAGTGACAATAGTATTCATGAATGCTTagttgaagcatcaactttaAAAATGCCATATGCTTTACGAAGACTATTTGTGACCTTATtactaaaccctaaaccaactAATGTTAGAAGCCTTTGGAATCAGTTCCACACCTTTATGCTAGAAGATTATACTTCAACCAACACTTCTGTCAATGAGAACTTGCTTCCTATGTTATTGAGGGATTTAAATGACCTTTTAATTCAGCATGGTAAAACAATCAAGGATTTTGATTTGCCACTTTTATCTTATGATGCATTGGAAACTACTTCAGTACCAAGAATTATACAAGAAGAATTATCAATATAG